In Bacteroidota bacterium, the following are encoded in one genomic region:
- a CDS encoding sigma-70 family RNA polymerase sigma factor → MQGDELIQKIKSGDEKVLQEFYKKFRNHFISYAYKRYKLDIEILKEVYQDAVLAFRNNIVDEKLTVLTCKPKTYLFQIGNNLIGKELRKRKSEVPMPDYIERTCYDKEADLFSKMNLTEVQSIIKKEMQKLGDKCFKILHLFYFEKMRMEMIAEQLNYGSVDSAKSTKHQCFQKLKNSITEKYDKSTFTL, encoded by the coding sequence ATGCAGGGAGACGAATTAATCCAGAAAATAAAATCAGGTGATGAAAAAGTGCTTCAGGAGTTTTATAAAAAATTCCGGAATCATTTTATATCCTACGCCTATAAAAGATACAAGCTCGATATTGAAATTCTTAAAGAAGTCTATCAGGATGCAGTGCTTGCATTTCGCAACAATATAGTGGACGAGAAATTAACTGTATTAACGTGCAAACCAAAAACATATTTATTTCAAATTGGTAATAACCTAATTGGAAAAGAGCTGCGGAAACGCAAATCTGAAGTGCCAATGCCCGATTATATTGAACGAACCTGCTACGATAAGGAGGCTGATTTATTTTCAAAAATGAATTTGACTGAAGTCCAAAGTATAATAAAAAAGGAAATGCAAAAACTTGGCGATAAGTGTTTTAAAATATTGCATCTCTTTTATTTTGAGAAAATGAGAATGGAAATGATTGCTGAGCAACTGAATTATGGTAGTGTTGACTCTGCAAAATCTACAAAGCATCAATGTTTTCAAAAACTTAAAAACTCGATTACAGAAAAGTATGATAAATCTACCTTTACTTTATAA